The following coding sequences are from one Aethina tumida isolate Nest 87 chromosome 2, icAetTumi1.1, whole genome shotgun sequence window:
- the LOC109599136 gene encoding glucose dehydrogenase [FAD, quinone] isoform X3: MEKQDGVCLGMEDNICSWPRGKALGGTTVINYMIYTRGNPTDYKRWQENGNPGWSYEDVLPYYLKFENCNLGKECASQFHNKGGNLNVEYSYSSLISDAFIKGGIEIGSKLVDYNSADFMGYSRIQANLLKGRRHSAATAFLYPIIHRDNLRIITSARVTKIIIDPTTKTAQGVEFIKRGKKYTVQAKKEVILSAGTFNSPQLLMLSGVGPEEHLKELDIPVVQNLAVGQSLYDHISFLGLVYKINRAVNPRSAILKPNEVLKFVSRGKGPYTSLGGVESLAYIKTNVSTFEENYPDIELILSGIGTLEADYGIISKPEFRIRRDVYNKFYKPLEQTPAWAMLPMLLHPKSKGYLKLRSKNPLEPPLLYGNFYTDAENDDIKTMIAAIRYVQQLSKTSGFQHLGSKLHDIPVPDCEQLQFDSDDYWECALRTLTVTVHHQISTCKMGNESDVEAVVDNRLRVHGIKGLRVADTSIIPVTLSAHTSAPAMMVGEKTADLIKDDWRVSS; encoded by the exons ATGGAAAAGCAAGACGGGGTCTGTTTAG GAATGGAAGACAACATCTGCAGTTGGCCAAGGGGAAAAGCTCTGGGGGGCACGACGGTGATCAACTATATGATATACACAAGAGGCAATCCCACCGACTACAAACGTTGGCAAGAGAACGGTAATCCTGGCTGGTCTTACGAAGACGTATTACCTTACTATCTGAAATTCGAAAACTGTAACTTGGGAAAAGAGTGTGCCAGTCAGTTCCATAACAAAGGTGGAAATTTAAACGTTGAGTATTCATATTCCTCCTTAATATCAGACGCGTTTATAAAAGGGGGCATTGAAATAGGTAGCAAATTGGTTGACTACAACAGCGCCGACTTTATGGGTTATTCAAGAATACAAGCGAATCTGTTGAAAGGACGGAGACACAGCGCAGCTACTGCATTTCTCTATCCTATAATCCACAGAGATAATCTGAGAATTATAACATCAGCAAGggtcacaaaaattataatagatcCCACCACCAAAACGGCACAAGGTGTGGAATTCATTAAACGCGGTAAAAAATACACGGTTCAAGCTAAGAAAGAAGTTATTTTGTCTGCTGGTACATTTAATTCCCCTCAATTATTGATGCTTTCTGGCGTTGGTCCAGAAGAACACTTAAAAGAGTTAGACATTCCTGTCGTTCAAAATTTGGCTGTTGGGCAGTCACTGTATGATCACATATCATTCCTTGGTcttgtgtataaaattaacagaGCCGTTAACCCTAGGTCTGCTATTTTAAAACCTAATGAAGTGTTGAAATTTGTATCAAGAGGAAAAGGTCCTTATACGTCCCTAGGTGGTGTAGAATCATTAGCTTATATTAAGACTAATGTGTCTACTTTTGAGGAAAATTATCCAGACATTGAATTGATATTATCAGGAATTGGGACTTTGGAAGCGGATTATGGTATAATATCTAAACCGGAATTTCGAATCAGAAGAGatgtttataacaaattttataaaccacTAGAACAAACACCAGCTTGGGCAATGTTACCGATGTTATTACACCCAAAATCCAAGGGCTACCTTAAGCTTAGGTCTAAGAATCCTTTGGAACCTCCTTTACTATATGGTAACTTTTACACCGATGCGGAAAACGACGACATAAAAACAATGATAGCTGCAATTCGATACGTGCAGCAGCTATCCAAAACTTCAGGCTTTCAACACCTGGGTTCCAAATTACATGACATTCCAGTGCCTGATTGTGAACAATTGCAATTTGATTCCGATGATTATTGGGAATGTGCGTTAAGGACTTTAACTGTGACTGTACATCATCAAATCTCCACTTGCAAAATGGGTAACGAAAGTGATGTTGAAGCAGTAGTAGATAATAGATTGAGAGTTCATGGAATTAAAGGATTAAGAGTGGCGGATACAAGTATTATCCCCGTCACTTTGTCGGCTCATACTAGTGCTCCTGCTATGATGGTGGGAGAGAAGACTGCTGATTTGATTAAAGACGACTGGAGAGTTTCCAGCTGA
- the LOC109599136 gene encoding glucose dehydrogenase [FAD, quinone] isoform X1 yields the protein MKQKMFYQIAVLMLFQSSAVSAYGISNIISAFNNYVEAFDKYSSHAKQQHLDNEGFDFIIIGSGSAGSVLANRLSEINDWKILLLEAGRPANYFTQIPLLAPIFQVTPYNWNYTMEKQDGVCLGMEDNICSWPRGKALGGTTVINYMIYTRGNPTDYKRWQENGNPGWSYEDVLPYYLKFENCNLGKECASQFHNKGGNLNVEYSYSSLISDAFIKGGIEIGSKLVDYNSADFMGYSRIQANLLKGRRHSAATAFLYPIIHRDNLRIITSARVTKIIIDPTTKTAQGVEFIKRGKKYTVQAKKEVILSAGTFNSPQLLMLSGVGPEEHLKELDIPVVQNLAVGQSLYDHISFLGLVYKINRAVNPRSAILKPNEVLKFVSRGKGPYTSLGGVESLAYIKTNVSTFEENYPDIELILSGIGTLEADYGIISKPEFRIRRDVYNKFYKPLEQTPAWAMLPMLLHPKSKGYLKLRSKNPLEPPLLYGNFYTDAENDDIKTMIAAIRYVQQLSKTSGFQHLGSKLHDIPVPDCEQLQFDSDDYWECALRTLTVTVHHQISTCKMGNESDVEAVVDNRLRVHGIKGLRVADTSIIPVTLSAHTSAPAMMVGEKTADLIKDDWRVSS from the exons aaggttttgattttattattattggatcTGGTTCAGCTGGATCCGTCTTAGCAAATCGATTATCCGAAATTAATGATTGGAAGATATTACTACTAGAAGCAGGACGACCTGCCAACTACTTCACGCAAATTCCATTACTTGCACCAATCTTCCAAGTGACACCCTATAACTGGAACTACACGATGGAAAAGCAAGACGGGGTCTGTTTAG GAATGGAAGACAACATCTGCAGTTGGCCAAGGGGAAAAGCTCTGGGGGGCACGACGGTGATCAACTATATGATATACACAAGAGGCAATCCCACCGACTACAAACGTTGGCAAGAGAACGGTAATCCTGGCTGGTCTTACGAAGACGTATTACCTTACTATCTGAAATTCGAAAACTGTAACTTGGGAAAAGAGTGTGCCAGTCAGTTCCATAACAAAGGTGGAAATTTAAACGTTGAGTATTCATATTCCTCCTTAATATCAGACGCGTTTATAAAAGGGGGCATTGAAATAGGTAGCAAATTGGTTGACTACAACAGCGCCGACTTTATGGGTTATTCAAGAATACAAGCGAATCTGTTGAAAGGACGGAGACACAGCGCAGCTACTGCATTTCTCTATCCTATAATCCACAGAGATAATCTGAGAATTATAACATCAGCAAGggtcacaaaaattataatagatcCCACCACCAAAACGGCACAAGGTGTGGAATTCATTAAACGCGGTAAAAAATACACGGTTCAAGCTAAGAAAGAAGTTATTTTGTCTGCTGGTACATTTAATTCCCCTCAATTATTGATGCTTTCTGGCGTTGGTCCAGAAGAACACTTAAAAGAGTTAGACATTCCTGTCGTTCAAAATTTGGCTGTTGGGCAGTCACTGTATGATCACATATCATTCCTTGGTcttgtgtataaaattaacagaGCCGTTAACCCTAGGTCTGCTATTTTAAAACCTAATGAAGTGTTGAAATTTGTATCAAGAGGAAAAGGTCCTTATACGTCCCTAGGTGGTGTAGAATCATTAGCTTATATTAAGACTAATGTGTCTACTTTTGAGGAAAATTATCCAGACATTGAATTGATATTATCAGGAATTGGGACTTTGGAAGCGGATTATGGTATAATATCTAAACCGGAATTTCGAATCAGAAGAGatgtttataacaaattttataaaccacTAGAACAAACACCAGCTTGGGCAATGTTACCGATGTTATTACACCCAAAATCCAAGGGCTACCTTAAGCTTAGGTCTAAGAATCCTTTGGAACCTCCTTTACTATATGGTAACTTTTACACCGATGCGGAAAACGACGACATAAAAACAATGATAGCTGCAATTCGATACGTGCAGCAGCTATCCAAAACTTCAGGCTTTCAACACCTGGGTTCCAAATTACATGACATTCCAGTGCCTGATTGTGAACAATTGCAATTTGATTCCGATGATTATTGGGAATGTGCGTTAAGGACTTTAACTGTGACTGTACATCATCAAATCTCCACTTGCAAAATGGGTAACGAAAGTGATGTTGAAGCAGTAGTAGATAATAGATTGAGAGTTCATGGAATTAAAGGATTAAGAGTGGCGGATACAAGTATTATCCCCGTCACTTTGTCGGCTCATACTAGTGCTCCTGCTATGATGGTGGGAGAGAAGACTGCTGATTTGATTAAAGACGACTGGAGAGTTTCCAGCTGA
- the LOC109599136 gene encoding glucose dehydrogenase [FAD, quinone] isoform X2, whose amino-acid sequence MKKMFYQIAVLMLFQSSAVSAYGISNIISAFNNYVEAFDKYSSHAKQQHLDNEGFDFIIIGSGSAGSVLANRLSEINDWKILLLEAGRPANYFTQIPLLAPIFQVTPYNWNYTMEKQDGVCLGMEDNICSWPRGKALGGTTVINYMIYTRGNPTDYKRWQENGNPGWSYEDVLPYYLKFENCNLGKECASQFHNKGGNLNVEYSYSSLISDAFIKGGIEIGSKLVDYNSADFMGYSRIQANLLKGRRHSAATAFLYPIIHRDNLRIITSARVTKIIIDPTTKTAQGVEFIKRGKKYTVQAKKEVILSAGTFNSPQLLMLSGVGPEEHLKELDIPVVQNLAVGQSLYDHISFLGLVYKINRAVNPRSAILKPNEVLKFVSRGKGPYTSLGGVESLAYIKTNVSTFEENYPDIELILSGIGTLEADYGIISKPEFRIRRDVYNKFYKPLEQTPAWAMLPMLLHPKSKGYLKLRSKNPLEPPLLYGNFYTDAENDDIKTMIAAIRYVQQLSKTSGFQHLGSKLHDIPVPDCEQLQFDSDDYWECALRTLTVTVHHQISTCKMGNESDVEAVVDNRLRVHGIKGLRVADTSIIPVTLSAHTSAPAMMVGEKTADLIKDDWRVSS is encoded by the exons aaggttttgattttattattattggatcTGGTTCAGCTGGATCCGTCTTAGCAAATCGATTATCCGAAATTAATGATTGGAAGATATTACTACTAGAAGCAGGACGACCTGCCAACTACTTCACGCAAATTCCATTACTTGCACCAATCTTCCAAGTGACACCCTATAACTGGAACTACACGATGGAAAAGCAAGACGGGGTCTGTTTAG GAATGGAAGACAACATCTGCAGTTGGCCAAGGGGAAAAGCTCTGGGGGGCACGACGGTGATCAACTATATGATATACACAAGAGGCAATCCCACCGACTACAAACGTTGGCAAGAGAACGGTAATCCTGGCTGGTCTTACGAAGACGTATTACCTTACTATCTGAAATTCGAAAACTGTAACTTGGGAAAAGAGTGTGCCAGTCAGTTCCATAACAAAGGTGGAAATTTAAACGTTGAGTATTCATATTCCTCCTTAATATCAGACGCGTTTATAAAAGGGGGCATTGAAATAGGTAGCAAATTGGTTGACTACAACAGCGCCGACTTTATGGGTTATTCAAGAATACAAGCGAATCTGTTGAAAGGACGGAGACACAGCGCAGCTACTGCATTTCTCTATCCTATAATCCACAGAGATAATCTGAGAATTATAACATCAGCAAGggtcacaaaaattataatagatcCCACCACCAAAACGGCACAAGGTGTGGAATTCATTAAACGCGGTAAAAAATACACGGTTCAAGCTAAGAAAGAAGTTATTTTGTCTGCTGGTACATTTAATTCCCCTCAATTATTGATGCTTTCTGGCGTTGGTCCAGAAGAACACTTAAAAGAGTTAGACATTCCTGTCGTTCAAAATTTGGCTGTTGGGCAGTCACTGTATGATCACATATCATTCCTTGGTcttgtgtataaaattaacagaGCCGTTAACCCTAGGTCTGCTATTTTAAAACCTAATGAAGTGTTGAAATTTGTATCAAGAGGAAAAGGTCCTTATACGTCCCTAGGTGGTGTAGAATCATTAGCTTATATTAAGACTAATGTGTCTACTTTTGAGGAAAATTATCCAGACATTGAATTGATATTATCAGGAATTGGGACTTTGGAAGCGGATTATGGTATAATATCTAAACCGGAATTTCGAATCAGAAGAGatgtttataacaaattttataaaccacTAGAACAAACACCAGCTTGGGCAATGTTACCGATGTTATTACACCCAAAATCCAAGGGCTACCTTAAGCTTAGGTCTAAGAATCCTTTGGAACCTCCTTTACTATATGGTAACTTTTACACCGATGCGGAAAACGACGACATAAAAACAATGATAGCTGCAATTCGATACGTGCAGCAGCTATCCAAAACTTCAGGCTTTCAACACCTGGGTTCCAAATTACATGACATTCCAGTGCCTGATTGTGAACAATTGCAATTTGATTCCGATGATTATTGGGAATGTGCGTTAAGGACTTTAACTGTGACTGTACATCATCAAATCTCCACTTGCAAAATGGGTAACGAAAGTGATGTTGAAGCAGTAGTAGATAATAGATTGAGAGTTCATGGAATTAAAGGATTAAGAGTGGCGGATACAAGTATTATCCCCGTCACTTTGTCGGCTCATACTAGTGCTCCTGCTATGATGGTGGGAGAGAAGACTGCTGATTTGATTAAAGACGACTGGAGAGTTTCCAGCTGA